One genomic window of Polyangium aurulentum includes the following:
- a CDS encoding AMP-binding protein codes for MSEKDTNGVGHGIAPLLPSRVLSGKRLVVVGGTGFLGKVWVSMLLHRFPEIGHLYMLVRPKSGQTADERFWSQIATSPSFDPLREAHPGAEFETWLAEKVSAFAGDIVTPDCGLSEELIAQLAGKVDAVVNVAGVVDFNPPLDEALDVNAFGVNNLVSLAKRLGGVPILHTSTCYVAGYRSGLIEEDDPRDVPFPRAKGETWFGAGNPKSTLDRSHWDPQREIDECLDLIKQARHRCQDSFRQSAFLDEAKANLQDRGEPCRGKALEDELAKVKRRFMEKQLIEAGKERALFWGWTNIYTYTKSIGEQVLAASGVPYTIVRPAVIESSCVFPFPGWNEGINTSAPFIYMAMSGQVQIPGDHDVHLDIIPVDMVTSGMIASLCELLEGNAPVVYQYGTTDSNACRMTRYYELIGLYKRKLVYEGKKSELFDYISAYWEPVGLTKRQYEKHGAHTIASAMRTVGGLLGKIAGGPVRPLLKPAAEALKSAAKAEDKIADVMDIFLPFVAEADWVFSCANTRAAMARMPAEERERFYWEPGTLDWRWFMWDVHIPGLEKWVFPLIDERKTKELKALRKYDQLIDLVEEMAERHDHAVALQLLTDEGLTRTTFRQLRDGMLATAARLAAVGVRPGDKVVLAGENQPAWAIAYFGILRAGAVAVPVDAGLDERPLTNVIRSSGARVGLWDPVVEAKGGHGARVATNLSVYDLASFADAETPETLPVPDVVVRGEDIASIIYTSGTTGDPKGVMLSHDNFTSLVSALAPIFPLGQNDRVLSVLPLHHTFEFTCGLLLPISRGTRIIYVGELSGERVAKGLEKGRVTAMVGVPALWQMLERRIISRAKEQGQAAALAFDWALELNRMLGEKAGLNLGRIFFGTVHKALGGNVRFLISGGAALPKDTADVFRGLGLPLSEGYGLTEAAPVLTVAKASPKLRHGTVGKPIPNVEIKINNPDASGVGEVWARGPNVMLGYAGNEEATALVLDADGWLHTGDLGKLDKRGRLVIVGRAKDVIVAANGENVYPDDVENLLDGVAYVRELSIVGIDDGKGGERVACLAVPERAEEDGSGPSRAERHERAMRSLREAFATLPKAAQPSVVHLWDSDLPRTATRKVKRNEVKSILSKLANASAVPQLEAGSGAAGSGATRHAIATIAGKKVGELSPGLSLRADLRFDSLMAMELAAALEGQTGRAIDTDRLARCETVSDVELLVVEIGGEAAHEALTVEVEEKDEEPIKLPKPIADAAKGLLGKAQMGFYDRVMRPKVYGRAYIPHNRNAIVASNHASHLDMGFVKYALGSYGEGLVSLAAQDYFFDNGKWKKAYFENLTNLAPFDRKGGLRAALRQAGDLLERGETILIFPEGTRSPNGQIQEFKAVIGHLALHHEVDIVPVWLGGTYEALPKGRSVPTKRDIVARIGPPLEVRELKRLTAGMKATVASRKVAELTQRAVEALKEGKVLDIRTLDTLEEVTQKQEHPLVTLFRELEQKFVPGRVTAPVTYYFTLGNDNESKWTLRVDPKACEVKLGKPEGAQADCVLKTTPEIFTKIVREAYTPSPMEFMSGLVKSNDISLLQTFQKVFDLA; via the coding sequence ATGAGCGAGAAGGACACGAACGGAGTCGGCCACGGCATTGCGCCGCTTTTGCCCTCACGGGTCCTCTCCGGCAAACGACTCGTCGTCGTCGGGGGAACGGGCTTTCTCGGCAAGGTCTGGGTCTCGATGCTCCTCCACAGGTTCCCGGAGATCGGGCACCTGTACATGCTGGTGCGGCCCAAATCGGGCCAGACCGCAGATGAGCGCTTCTGGTCGCAGATCGCGACCTCGCCCTCGTTCGACCCGCTGCGCGAGGCGCACCCCGGCGCCGAGTTCGAGACGTGGCTCGCCGAGAAGGTCTCGGCCTTCGCCGGCGACATCGTCACGCCCGACTGCGGTCTGTCCGAGGAGCTCATCGCGCAGCTCGCCGGCAAGGTCGACGCGGTCGTCAACGTCGCGGGCGTCGTCGACTTCAACCCGCCGCTCGACGAGGCGCTCGACGTCAACGCGTTCGGCGTGAACAACCTCGTGTCGCTCGCGAAGCGGCTCGGGGGCGTGCCCATCCTGCACACGAGCACGTGCTACGTCGCGGGCTACCGCTCGGGCCTCATCGAGGAGGACGACCCGCGCGACGTGCCGTTCCCGCGCGCCAAGGGCGAGACGTGGTTCGGCGCCGGAAACCCGAAGAGCACGCTCGATCGATCGCACTGGGATCCGCAGCGCGAGATCGACGAGTGCCTCGACCTCATCAAGCAGGCGCGGCATCGCTGCCAGGACTCGTTCCGGCAGAGCGCGTTCCTCGACGAGGCGAAGGCGAACCTGCAGGACCGCGGCGAGCCGTGTCGCGGCAAGGCGCTCGAGGACGAGCTGGCCAAGGTGAAGCGCCGCTTCATGGAGAAGCAGCTCATCGAGGCGGGCAAGGAGCGCGCGCTCTTCTGGGGCTGGACGAACATCTACACGTACACGAAGAGCATCGGCGAGCAGGTGCTCGCGGCTTCGGGCGTGCCCTACACGATCGTGCGTCCCGCGGTCATCGAGTCGTCGTGCGTGTTCCCGTTCCCCGGCTGGAACGAGGGCATCAACACGAGCGCGCCGTTCATCTACATGGCCATGAGCGGCCAGGTGCAGATCCCCGGCGACCACGACGTGCACCTCGACATCATCCCCGTCGACATGGTCACGAGCGGGATGATCGCCTCGCTCTGCGAGCTGCTCGAGGGCAACGCTCCGGTCGTCTACCAGTACGGCACGACCGACTCGAACGCGTGCCGCATGACGCGCTACTACGAGCTCATCGGCCTCTACAAGCGCAAGCTCGTCTACGAGGGCAAGAAGAGCGAGCTCTTCGACTACATCTCGGCCTACTGGGAGCCCGTCGGGCTCACGAAGAGGCAGTACGAGAAGCACGGCGCGCACACGATCGCGTCTGCGATGCGCACGGTGGGCGGCCTGCTCGGCAAGATCGCGGGAGGGCCGGTGCGCCCGCTGCTCAAGCCCGCGGCCGAGGCGCTCAAGAGCGCGGCGAAGGCCGAGGACAAGATCGCCGACGTGATGGACATCTTCCTGCCCTTCGTCGCCGAGGCAGACTGGGTGTTCTCCTGCGCCAACACGCGCGCGGCCATGGCGCGCATGCCGGCCGAGGAGCGCGAGCGCTTCTACTGGGAGCCCGGCACGCTCGACTGGCGATGGTTCATGTGGGACGTGCACATCCCCGGCCTCGAGAAGTGGGTCTTCCCGCTCATCGACGAGCGCAAGACGAAGGAGCTGAAGGCGCTGCGCAAGTACGACCAGCTCATCGACCTCGTCGAGGAGATGGCCGAGCGCCACGACCACGCCGTCGCGCTGCAGCTCCTCACCGACGAGGGCCTGACGCGCACGACGTTCAGGCAGCTGCGCGACGGCATGCTCGCGACCGCGGCGCGCCTCGCGGCCGTGGGAGTGCGTCCGGGCGACAAGGTCGTGCTCGCGGGCGAGAACCAGCCTGCGTGGGCGATCGCGTACTTCGGCATCCTGCGCGCTGGCGCGGTGGCCGTGCCCGTGGATGCGGGGCTCGACGAGCGGCCGCTCACGAACGTGATCCGCTCCTCGGGCGCGCGCGTCGGGCTCTGGGATCCGGTGGTCGAAGCGAAGGGCGGCCATGGCGCGCGCGTCGCGACGAACCTTTCGGTCTACGACCTCGCGAGCTTCGCCGACGCCGAGACGCCCGAGACCTTGCCCGTGCCCGACGTGGTCGTGCGCGGCGAGGACATCGCGAGCATCATCTACACGAGCGGCACGACGGGTGATCCGAAGGGCGTCATGCTCTCGCACGACAACTTCACCTCGCTCGTGTCCGCGCTCGCGCCGATCTTCCCGCTCGGCCAGAACGACCGCGTGCTCAGCGTGCTGCCGCTGCACCACACGTTCGAGTTCACCTGCGGCCTGCTTTTGCCGATCTCGCGGGGCACGCGCATCATCTACGTGGGCGAGCTGAGCGGCGAGCGCGTCGCGAAGGGGCTCGAGAAGGGGCGCGTGACGGCCATGGTCGGCGTGCCCGCGCTCTGGCAGATGCTCGAGCGGCGCATCATCTCGCGCGCCAAGGAGCAGGGGCAGGCGGCGGCGCTCGCGTTCGACTGGGCCCTCGAGCTGAACCGCATGCTCGGCGAGAAGGCGGGCTTGAACCTCGGCCGCATCTTCTTCGGCACCGTGCACAAGGCGCTCGGCGGCAACGTGCGCTTTCTCATCTCGGGCGGAGCGGCGCTGCCCAAGGACACGGCCGACGTCTTCCGCGGCCTCGGCCTGCCGCTCTCCGAGGGCTACGGTTTGACGGAGGCCGCGCCCGTGCTCACGGTCGCCAAGGCCTCGCCGAAGCTGCGGCACGGGACCGTGGGCAAACCCATCCCGAACGTCGAGATCAAGATCAACAACCCCGACGCGAGCGGCGTCGGCGAGGTGTGGGCGCGCGGGCCCAACGTGATGCTCGGCTACGCGGGCAACGAGGAGGCGACGGCGCTCGTCCTCGACGCGGATGGCTGGCTGCACACGGGCGATCTGGGCAAGCTCGACAAGCGCGGGCGGCTCGTGATCGTGGGCCGCGCGAAGGACGTGATCGTCGCGGCGAACGGCGAGAACGTCTACCCGGACGACGTCGAGAACCTCCTCGACGGCGTGGCGTACGTGCGTGAGCTGTCGATCGTCGGCATCGACGACGGCAAGGGCGGCGAGCGCGTCGCGTGCCTCGCGGTGCCCGAGCGCGCCGAGGAGGACGGCTCGGGTCCGTCGCGCGCCGAGCGCCACGAGCGCGCGATGAGGTCGTTGCGCGAGGCGTTCGCGACGCTGCCGAAGGCGGCGCAGCCGTCGGTCGTGCACCTGTGGGACAGCGACCTGCCGCGCACGGCGACGCGCAAGGTCAAGCGCAACGAGGTGAAGTCGATCCTGTCGAAGCTCGCGAACGCGTCGGCCGTGCCTCAGCTCGAGGCGGGCTCGGGGGCAGCGGGCTCGGGGGCGACGCGGCACGCGATCGCGACCATCGCGGGCAAGAAGGTCGGGGAGCTGTCGCCGGGGCTGTCCTTGCGCGCCGACCTGCGCTTCGACTCGCTGATGGCCATGGAGCTGGCCGCGGCGCTCGAGGGGCAGACGGGCCGCGCGATCGACACCGACAGGCTCGCGCGCTGCGAGACGGTGTCGGACGTGGAGCTGCTCGTCGTCGAGATCGGCGGCGAAGCGGCGCACGAGGCGCTCACGGTCGAGGTCGAGGAGAAGGACGAGGAGCCGATCAAGCTCCCGAAGCCCATCGCGGACGCCGCCAAGGGCCTCCTCGGCAAGGCGCAGATGGGCTTCTACGACCGCGTCATGCGCCCGAAGGTGTACGGCCGCGCGTACATCCCGCACAACCGCAATGCGATCGTGGCGTCGAACCACGCCAGCCACCTCGACATGGGGTTCGTCAAGTACGCCCTCGGCAGCTATGGCGAGGGGCTCGTGTCGCTGGCGGCGCAGGATTACTTCTTCGACAACGGCAAGTGGAAGAAGGCGTATTTCGAGAATCTGACGAACCTCGCGCCGTTCGATCGAAAGGGCGGCTTGCGGGCGGCGCTCCGGCAGGCAGGTGACTTGCTCGAGCGCGGCGAGACGATCCTCATCTTCCCCGAAGGCACGCGCAGCCCGAATGGGCAGATCCAGGAGTTCAAGGCCGTGATCGGCCACCTGGCGCTGCACCACGAGGTCGACATCGTGCCGGTCTGGCTGGGTGGAACCTACGAGGCGCTGCCCAAGGGGCGCTCGGTGCCGACGAAGCGCGACATCGTGGCGCGCATCGGCCCGCCGCTCGAGGTGCGCGAGCTGAAGCGGCTGACCGCGGGCATGAAGGCGACCGTGGCCAGCCGCAAGGTCGCGGAGCTGACGCAGAGGGCCGTGGAGGCGCTGAAAGAGGGCAAGGTCCTCGACATTCGCACGCTCGACACGCTCGAGGAGGTGACGCAGAAGCAGGAGCACCCGCTCGTCACGCTCTTCCGCGAGCTCGAGCAGAAGTTCGTGCCGGGCCGCGTGACGGCGCCGGTCACGTATTACTTCACGCTCGGCAACGACAACGAGTCGAAATGGACGCTGCGGGTGGATCCGAAGGCCTGCGAGGTCAAGCTCGGAAAGCCCGAGGGCGCTCAGGCCGACTGCGTGCTGAAGACGACGCCGGAGATCTTCACCAAGATCGTGCGTGAAGCCTACACGCCGAGCCCGATGGAGTTCATGTCGGGGCTCGTGAAATCGAACGACATCTCGCTCCTGCAAACCTTCCAGAAGGTATTCGACCTGGCATGA
- a CDS encoding prolyl oligopeptidase family serine peptidase has product MTRLRASACLALLPLLGLGCAGNASSTGPKGQTTAQPTSTAASQGTQGPTLEPPPPTPKRTVVNEYHGNRITDDYQWLENGSDSDVKSWIGDHNRRTRAFLDLLPGRQALYTNVRKFVEYGYPAFYGLDYRGGTLFALRWRPPKQQPFLVTLSPPENPNAEKVLVDPTAIDPTGNTSIDFYVPSPDGQKIAVSLSKGGREGGAIRVFEVGSGRELGEVVPQGMGRTAGASIAWNGAGTGFWYTRYPSEGEVKPEDRGFHQQVYFHKLWTPVKDDAPAIKDVPRLAEIELSTSPDGKFILARVQNGYGGPFEHYIFRAGGGWTKIAAFTDEVRAAAIGADDDLYLLSRKGAPRGKVLRTSAWKPLLEKAAVMVPESDVVIEALKGTLQRLYVVDSAGGPSQIRIFDRKGKALGTVPILPVSAVHQMVDLGEGDLLFHNESFTEASAWYRFRAGSGKVEKTAMAQPATADFSDVVVMREQCTSKDGTKIPLNILRRKDAKLDGRNPTLLTGHGGFGVNVAPDYEPTRRIWLDKGGIVAVANLRGGDELGDEWHKAGMLVKKQNTFDDFFSCAQRLFDLKVTSSDKLALLGAQHAPLLMGAAITQHPEMFRAVVARGGIYDMLRLELAPNGAYDVNEYGSVTNKEQFEALYGYSPYHRVEDGKSYPAVLFLTGESDPRGDPGQARKMVARLLAATSSNEPILLRSSSDTGRGIGAPLNHAVLEAVDIYTFLFHVLGIQP; this is encoded by the coding sequence ATGACCCGCCTCCGCGCCTCCGCTTGCTTGGCCCTCCTGCCCCTCCTCGGGCTCGGTTGTGCTGGAAACGCCTCCTCCACGGGCCCCAAGGGCCAGACCACCGCACAGCCCACGTCCACCGCCGCCTCTCAGGGAACCCAGGGCCCCACCCTCGAGCCGCCCCCACCCACCCCCAAGCGCACCGTGGTCAACGAATACCACGGCAACCGCATCACCGACGATTACCAGTGGCTCGAGAACGGCTCGGATTCCGACGTCAAGTCGTGGATCGGCGACCACAATCGCAGGACGCGCGCCTTCCTCGACCTCTTGCCCGGGCGCCAGGCGCTCTACACGAACGTGCGGAAATTCGTCGAGTACGGGTATCCAGCATTCTACGGGCTCGACTATCGCGGCGGCACCCTCTTCGCCCTGCGCTGGCGGCCGCCCAAGCAGCAGCCCTTCCTCGTCACGCTCTCGCCCCCCGAAAACCCGAACGCCGAGAAGGTCCTCGTCGATCCCACCGCGATCGACCCCACGGGCAACACCTCCATCGATTTCTACGTGCCCTCCCCCGATGGCCAGAAGATCGCCGTCTCCCTCTCCAAGGGCGGTCGCGAGGGCGGAGCCATCCGCGTCTTCGAGGTCGGCAGCGGTCGCGAGCTCGGCGAGGTCGTGCCGCAGGGAATGGGCCGCACGGCCGGCGCGAGCATCGCGTGGAATGGGGCCGGCACGGGCTTCTGGTATACGCGCTATCCCAGCGAGGGCGAGGTCAAGCCCGAGGACCGCGGATTCCACCAGCAGGTCTATTTCCACAAGCTCTGGACGCCGGTCAAGGACGACGCCCCGGCGATCAAGGACGTCCCCCGCCTCGCCGAGATCGAGCTTTCGACGAGCCCCGACGGCAAGTTCATCCTCGCCCGGGTCCAGAATGGCTATGGCGGGCCATTCGAGCATTACATCTTCCGCGCGGGCGGCGGCTGGACCAAGATCGCGGCCTTCACGGACGAGGTGCGCGCGGCCGCGATCGGCGCCGACGACGACCTTTATCTGCTCTCGCGCAAGGGCGCGCCGCGCGGCAAGGTCCTGCGCACCTCGGCCTGGAAACCGCTGCTCGAAAAGGCCGCGGTCATGGTGCCCGAGAGCGACGTCGTGATCGAGGCGCTCAAGGGCACGCTGCAGCGCCTCTACGTCGTCGACAGCGCGGGCGGGCCCTCGCAGATCCGCATCTTCGACCGCAAGGGCAAGGCGCTCGGCACGGTCCCGATCCTCCCCGTCTCCGCCGTTCACCAGATGGTCGATCTCGGCGAGGGTGATCTGCTCTTCCACAACGAGAGCTTCACCGAGGCCTCGGCCTGGTATCGCTTCCGCGCGGGCAGCGGCAAGGTCGAGAAGACCGCCATGGCCCAGCCGGCGACGGCCGACTTCAGCGACGTCGTCGTCATGCGCGAGCAGTGCACCTCGAAGGACGGCACCAAGATCCCGCTCAACATCCTGCGCCGCAAGGACGCCAAGCTCGACGGCAGAAACCCCACCCTGCTCACCGGCCACGGCGGCTTCGGCGTCAACGTCGCGCCCGACTACGAGCCGACGCGACGCATCTGGCTCGACAAGGGCGGCATCGTCGCGGTCGCCAACCTGCGCGGCGGCGACGAGCTCGGCGACGAGTGGCACAAGGCCGGCATGCTCGTGAAGAAGCAGAACACCTTCGACGACTTCTTCTCCTGCGCGCAGCGACTGTTCGACCTCAAAGTAACCAGCTCCGACAAACTTGCGCTCCTCGGCGCGCAGCACGCCCCGCTGCTCATGGGCGCGGCGATCACCCAGCACCCCGAGATGTTCCGCGCCGTCGTCGCGCGCGGCGGCATCTACGACATGCTCCGCCTCGAGCTCGCGCCGAACGGCGCCTACGACGTCAACGAGTACGGCTCCGTCACCAACAAGGAGCAGTTCGAAGCGCTTTACGGCTATTCGCCTTACCACCGCGTGGAAGACGGGAAATCTTACCCTGCGGTCCTCTTCCTAACCGGCGAGAGCGACCCGCGCGGCGACCCCGGGCAGGCGCGCAAGATGGTGGCCCGCTTGCTCGCCGCCACCTCGTCGAACGAGCCCATCCTGCTGCGCTCGAGCAGCGACACGGGCCGCGGCATCGGCGCCCCGCTGAACCACGCCGTGCTCGAGGCCGTCGACATTTACACCTTCCTCTTCCACGTGCTCGGCATCCAGCCGTAG
- a CDS encoding SDR family oxidoreductase, translating into MGSSRSLRNSIVVITGASSGIGKATAIAFARRGANLVLAARGQEGLRETAAVVRTLGRAALVMPTDVSDPVAVDALADAAFRRFGRIDVWVNNASVALYARLVDTPPDAFRRVIETNLLGTVHGARAALPYFVAQRRGVLINVSSGWGIVGPPFVASYATSKAAIVSLGASLRQELTACPDIHVCTLLPSGTDTPLYQHAANLTGRGLQPVPPVYPADKVARAIVELAERPRPQRIVGAAATGVLVVAARISPRLAERVMGRVMERHGFTSHPAAPTMGNLYAPADAPITVSGGFLPTTGRIARALTIARIVAVGLWDEVVRAWRARVRA; encoded by the coding sequence ATGGGGTCGTCGCGATCGCTCCGTAATTCCATCGTCGTGATCACCGGCGCATCGAGCGGGATTGGCAAGGCGACGGCGATCGCCTTTGCGCGGCGCGGCGCGAACCTCGTGCTCGCAGCCCGCGGGCAAGAGGGCCTGCGCGAGACCGCGGCCGTGGTGCGCACGCTCGGACGCGCCGCCCTCGTCATGCCCACCGACGTGAGCGACCCCGTCGCGGTCGACGCGCTCGCAGATGCCGCATTTCGGCGCTTCGGTCGCATCGACGTGTGGGTGAACAACGCGTCGGTCGCCCTTTACGCGCGGCTCGTCGACACGCCGCCCGATGCGTTCCGCCGCGTGATCGAGACGAACCTGCTCGGCACCGTGCACGGCGCGCGCGCGGCGCTCCCCTATTTCGTGGCCCAGCGCCGCGGCGTGCTCATCAACGTCTCCTCGGGCTGGGGCATCGTGGGGCCTCCGTTCGTCGCGTCGTATGCGACGAGCAAGGCCGCGATCGTCTCGCTCGGCGCGAGCCTGCGCCAGGAGCTCACGGCCTGCCCCGACATCCACGTCTGCACGCTCCTGCCCTCGGGTACGGATACGCCGCTCTATCAGCACGCGGCGAACCTCACCGGCCGGGGCCTCCAGCCCGTGCCGCCCGTCTACCCGGCGGACAAGGTCGCGCGCGCGATCGTGGAGCTCGCAGAACGACCGCGGCCCCAGCGCATCGTGGGCGCCGCAGCGACGGGCGTGCTCGTGGTGGCGGCGAGGATCTCCCCGCGCCTCGCCGAGCGCGTGATGGGTCGGGTGATGGAGCGCCACGGCTTCACGTCACACCCCGCCGCGCCGACGATGGGCAACCTCTACGCGCCCGCGGACGCGCCGATCACGGTGAGCGGAGGCTTCTTGCCGACGACCGGACGCATCGCGCGAGCCCTGACGATCGCGCGCATCGTTGCGGTTGGATTGTGGGACGAGGTCGTGCGGGCGTGGAGGGCGCGCGTCAGAGCTTGA
- the hutU gene encoding urocanate hydratase → MSTRDHGPRPVRAPRGATLSCKGWIQEAALRMLHNNLDPEVAERPDDLVVYGGTGKAVRSWEAFDVIVRELRELADDETLLVQSGKAVGRFRTHPDAPRVLIANSNLVGRWATWDDFRRLEGLGLTMYGQMTAGSWIYIGTQGILQGTFETFVAARKAHVTRTEREGMRWVLTAGLGGMGGAQTLAATMAGMSCLAVEIDPTRIQRRLDTRYVDQRIDDLDKALAAIYESIEKGTPISVAMCANAADVYPELVRRGVVPDLVTEQTAAHDPLNGYVPQGMSLEGAAAFRAQSPKEYVARAKQSMRLEVEAMLEMGQCGAEVFDYGNNIRTCAMEVGCERAFDIPGFVPAYIRELFCQGKGPFRWVALSGDPEDILTTDRAVLEAVPNDPDLARWIHLAEERIKFQGLPSRICWLGYGDRAKVGLAFNELVRQGKVKAPIVIGRDHLDCGSVASPFRETEAMKDGSDAISDWPILNALANTAGGASWVSFHHGGGVGIGNSLHAGMVIVADGTEAAAKRLERVLTIDPGMGVIRHADAGYETAQRVSEEKGVRVPHRIKL, encoded by the coding sequence ATGTCCACCCGCGATCATGGTCCCCGCCCCGTCCGCGCGCCCCGCGGCGCGACCCTCTCGTGCAAGGGTTGGATCCAGGAAGCTGCGCTGCGCATGCTCCACAACAACCTCGATCCCGAGGTTGCCGAGCGTCCCGACGATCTCGTCGTCTACGGCGGCACCGGCAAGGCGGTGCGATCGTGGGAGGCCTTCGACGTCATCGTGCGCGAGCTGCGCGAGCTCGCGGACGACGAGACGCTCCTCGTGCAGTCGGGCAAGGCCGTCGGCCGCTTCCGCACGCACCCGGACGCGCCGCGCGTGCTCATCGCCAACAGTAACCTCGTCGGCCGCTGGGCCACCTGGGACGACTTCCGCCGCCTCGAGGGCCTCGGGCTCACGATGTACGGTCAGATGACCGCGGGCTCGTGGATCTACATCGGCACGCAGGGCATCCTCCAGGGCACGTTCGAGACCTTCGTCGCGGCGCGAAAGGCGCACGTCACGCGCACCGAACGCGAGGGCATGCGCTGGGTGCTCACCGCCGGGCTCGGCGGCATGGGCGGCGCGCAGACGCTCGCGGCCACCATGGCGGGCATGTCTTGCCTCGCCGTCGAGATCGATCCCACCCGCATCCAGCGCCGCCTCGACACTCGTTATGTGGACCAACGAATCGACGATCTCGACAAGGCGCTCGCGGCCATCTACGAGTCGATCGAGAAGGGCACGCCGATCTCGGTCGCCATGTGCGCGAACGCGGCCGACGTCTACCCCGAGCTGGTCCGTCGCGGCGTCGTGCCCGACCTCGTCACCGAGCAGACGGCCGCGCACGACCCGTTGAACGGCTACGTCCCGCAGGGCATGTCGCTCGAGGGGGCGGCGGCGTTCAGGGCGCAGAGCCCGAAGGAGTACGTCGCGCGCGCCAAGCAGTCGATGCGCCTCGAGGTCGAGGCGATGCTCGAGATGGGCCAGTGCGGCGCCGAGGTCTTCGACTACGGCAACAACATCCGCACCTGCGCGATGGAGGTCGGCTGCGAGCGCGCCTTCGACATCCCGGGCTTCGTGCCCGCGTACATCCGCGAGCTGTTCTGCCAGGGCAAAGGCCCGTTCCGCTGGGTGGCGCTCTCGGGCGATCCCGAGGACATCCTCACGACCGACCGCGCGGTGCTCGAGGCCGTGCCCAACGATCCGGACCTCGCCCGCTGGATTCATCTCGCCGAGGAGCGCATCAAGTTCCAGGGCCTGCCGTCGCGCATCTGCTGGCTCGGCTATGGCGATCGCGCGAAGGTGGGGCTCGCGTTCAACGAGCTGGTGCGGCAGGGCAAGGTGAAGGCGCCGATCGTGATCGGCCGCGACCACCTCGATTGTGGCTCGGTCGCATCGCCCTTCCGCGAGACCGAGGCCATGAAGGACGGCTCGGATGCGATCTCGGACTGGCCCATCCTGAACGCGCTCGCGAACACCGCGGGCGGCGCCTCCTGGGTGAGCTTTCACCACGGCGGAGGCGTCGGCATCGGCAACTCGCTGCACGCGGGCATGGTCATCGTCGCGGACGGCACCGAGGCCGCGGCGAAGCGGCTCGAGCGCGTTCTCACCATCGATCCGGGCATGGGCGTCATCCGTCACGCCGACGCGGGCTACGAGACCGCGCAGCGCGTGTCGGAGGAGAAGGGCGTGCGCGTGCCCCACCGCATCAAGCTCTGA
- a CDS encoding quinone oxidoreductase family protein translates to MRAIVVPQPGGREVLSVAEMDTPTPGPGGVLVRVEAAGVNFIDVYQRSGAYKMPLPGRLGLEGAGVVEAIGSEVSGIAPGARVAWTSVPGSYASHVVVPADKLVTVPEGIDTKTAAAAILQGMTAQFLCTSTYALKEGDACIVHAAAGGVGQLLCQMADQAGAFVFGTVSTREKAQLAREAGADEVIFYRDVDFSAEARRLTNGAGVHVVYDSVGKDTFDRSLASLARRGMLVLYGQSSGAVPPFDPQRLNAAGSIFLTRPTLGDYTRTREELDARAADVFSRIAQGKLRIRIHAEVALADAAEAHRMLEGRETTGKVLIIP, encoded by the coding sequence ATGCGCGCCATCGTCGTTCCGCAGCCTGGCGGCCGAGAGGTCCTCTCCGTCGCCGAGATGGATACCCCCACCCCCGGCCCCGGCGGGGTTCTCGTCCGCGTCGAGGCCGCGGGCGTGAACTTCATCGACGTCTACCAGCGCTCCGGCGCCTACAAGATGCCCTTGCCCGGCCGGCTCGGGCTCGAGGGCGCGGGCGTCGTCGAGGCCATTGGGAGCGAGGTCTCGGGCATTGCTCCAGGCGCGCGCGTTGCCTGGACGAGCGTGCCCGGCTCCTACGCGAGCCACGTGGTGGTGCCTGCGGACAAACTCGTCACCGTGCCCGAGGGCATCGACACGAAGACGGCCGCCGCCGCCATCCTCCAGGGCATGACCGCGCAGTTTCTCTGCACGTCGACCTACGCGCTCAAAGAGGGCGACGCGTGCATCGTGCACGCGGCCGCGGGCGGCGTCGGCCAGCTCCTCTGCCAGATGGCCGATCAAGCCGGCGCATTCGTGTTCGGCACGGTCTCCACGCGTGAAAAGGCGCAGCTTGCCCGCGAGGCCGGGGCCGACGAGGTCATCTTCTATCGCGACGTCGATTTCTCGGCCGAGGCCCGCCGCCTGACGAACGGCGCGGGCGTGCACGTGGTCTACGACTCGGTTGGAAAAGACACGTTCGATCGTAGCCTCGCGAGCCTCGCACGCCGCGGCATGCTGGTGCTCTACGGCCAGTCGAGCGGGGCCGTGCCGCCCTTCGACCCGCAGCGCCTCAACGCGGCCGGATCGATCTTTCTCACGCGCCCGACGCTGGGCGATTACACGCGGACGCGCGAGGAGCTCGACGCGCGCGCGGCCGACGTCTTCTCCCGCATCGCGCAGGGCAAGCTGCGCATCCGCATCCACGCCGAGGTCGCCCTCGCGGACGCGGCCGAGGCGCACCGCATGCTCGAGGGGCGCGAGACGACGGGGAAGGTCTTGATCATCCCCTGA